Sequence from the Cucumis sativus cultivar 9930 chromosome 1, Cucumber_9930_V3, whole genome shotgun sequence genome:
TTTCAAAGGATTGTAATGGAAGGTCTAAATTGACTGAAATTATAAGTTCCGTTGTATAAAATCTAGAGAAAGGTGTAAATTGATATTGATACATTTGTAaagtttttaagattttacCTGATATGACACTCAAAGCATACAACATGAAAGAGCGTCTCATCCTGCTATTCTTCTATAATGTCTACTCAATCATAATTCACCTGCCTTGCCTGATTGAGTAAATGTTGCAATTTCTTTACTACTGAGAGTTAAATATGGTCTAATATCAACTTCTCAAATGCTTGTCCCTAGTCTATATATAGCTTTGTATTAATATATTAGTACATTTTTACATCCTTATTTTGCTCAAGACATTAAAGTTATGGACCaaaattgttagttttgtttcttaattacTAAGTTCAAAGGTTAAACTAGATACCCTTAAATATTTAGagacaaaaaatcaaaataattcataaGTCTAATGAccaaaatatgtaaataaaatgagatatgaatttgaatttaaaattggtaATTGTTATAACAAATGGAGAGTGAGTAGGGAAAAAGAGATCCAAAAGATTATAAGAAGACCATCTCAGTCGACAAAATACTttagtaataaaaataatagatagtAGAAAAGAagcattaaaaataaataaaaggaaaaaagaagatgaaaaagaaaaagaccaATCAATTgcaaaaagttaattataattaagaaaaaaaaatcagaataaaatatgttttctcCAAAACCTAAACCCTAACCATTCAACATGGAAACTATTTGTtcaatgtaattttaaaattaattttataataactattttcttttagacattttttagaacaagagatcaacttaaaatatatgttttctcCAAAGCTATCATGTACTGTTTTTTTTGACTCTGCATCGGTTGGTTGAAGTAGGTTTTCGACCAATCTGATATTGAATCGACTATAGCCGGTTTAGTAAAAGTTGAAACCAGTTTCGATCATGAAGGAGTACACAAACCGACCATCAGTTGATCAAGTAGCCTGTTTAGATCGACATATAAAGAGCTTAAAGATAAtgtcaatttatatttttctaaaattgaccAAACTACTCCTAATTTTCAGCCGACTGTTTGTCTTCTATTCAGTTGATCATTTTTCAGTCTATCATACTCTTTTCTAACATCGATCcatacaataattatttttaacatggaaaactttaatttctatagTTGGATgcaatataaaataaacttgcatgttgaaaatatgtagtaattaatataatatgatacTTTTTTGTTGTCACATATTACACATTGAAACAATAGCTATCTACATTAGGATCAgacacaaacaaattaaaataactaaacaaCAAACCCCATTATATTGATTATAATTAATCCTCTCTTCCCCTCTCCTTTACACCATTGTTTCCACATTTAAAACTATTCCAatatacttcaaaattaatctcAACCAATGAACAAAGAAcacaaatatcatttttaaaaaaaacccatcTTTCTAAACTTCTTAAAAACCCcatctcttcctctctctctctctcactcacaCACTCAAGATTTCAAAAGATTGAATGATGTCAAGGAGGGAATTAGTGGGGTTTCTTATAGTAATTTTGTTGTTAAGTGTTTCAATTTTAGGGTATGAAGCTtttgaaattagaaagttGATGAAGGAGAGGAAGTTTGAATTAATTGGATCATTATCAAAACTCAATAATAAGAATGATTCCTTCTTTACCACCTCAAGTAGAGTTGTTCCTTCTTGTCCAGATCCTCTCCACAACAGGTAGACTATATAATACATTTGttgtttgtatatattttgtgtaAGATCATATTGAAATGGAAGTTTATAGTTAGTTTTtgtaacttttctttctttttctgcacaatttttctttttcccttttgagGAATTCTCTCTATCTACTCGTAATTGCTCCCAACATTTGTAAAAACACAGAAAAGGGGATATGAAATCCAATATCACAGAAAAGTAAAACATACAAAGAAACTTCGAAGAAGAAGGGATGGAGTTAGATGAGTTACTGTTTTGCGCTTAGCAATATCCTTATTAATCTTGTCCAACTCCTTCCTATGATTCTCAAGCTCAAACTGCCCTACTGTTGatctgaaagaaaaaagaatctaaGCAACAGAAAAcggtaaaaaatgaaaacctaacagaaattaattgaagaatgtTACCTTCACTCACGCCATTCCTTGTCTAGCTATCTCAATAACCGATCATCAACAGATGATTTCAGAATCGTTCCCTCTCTCTTCTCTAAACAAACATTTATTCAACATCTCAGAGATTATTTTCACTTAGGATGtagtagaaaaatgatttggtTTACCAAGTTTATGGATAGAACAATGAAAAAAGATTGAACAATAGATAAAACAGGGGGAGAGCAGTACCAGAGGGCAGAGCTGAGCAAGGTTACCGGAGAAGAAAAACGTCCGGGGAGGGGATGGAGGCGGCGGAGGGTATCGGGAAATGAATTAGTAACGAATAGTCTTTCTCAAATTTGCCAAATCGgattattaaatatacataaatacaaatgtaagatttattaatattcatattttgatataatttaattagtggcattttcatatatatatatatatatatatatatatatatatatatatatatatatatatatatatatatatatatatatatcaaactaaagcaaaatatttacaaattataccaaaatcagaaatttttaaaaatagaataattgaCAAACTAGTTACTGttaataccaaaattttaatcctaGTCGAAAATTGatgattgaaattttaacTCAGACCTAAAGTATCATTCTAtttgtaaatactttcaagaattaattatcaaaatatgataataatacaaatataaaatacatagaaaaaataaatagttatcCTAACTATGcttattaaaaattagagaaaatataaaaaacagtaaatttgacaaaatatttacaatgtataacaaattttttagattctatcaataataaacattgataaatagtgaaaatgatagaaatctataccaaaatattggtatagtttgtaaatactttaatttattaattgttcTGAAAACTATTCCCAAATTTagtcaaaaatgaaaaagttgatGAATATGACTAATTAGTCATATATATGTTAGGTGTTAGTTGCAAGAAAGCCAAAAAGTATGAAGTTATGATTATTCCAAGCTTTGGTTTGAGGACATCAAAAAACttcactttaatttttgtttaggtATTCAATTCATGAAagtcataaatatatatatgcttttttGTTTAGGTATTCCTTTTGCTACAATTTTTTAACATAGGAAGacacttttatttaaagaGAGATCATTGGGGACcaaatgtgaaaattattattattaggttaAGATTGTCAAATGTGAAAATTAGTATGACGATAGTTACAAATACGCTAGCAAACTATTAGAAATTGAACCCTCGTAAACTTatacaatatattgttataattattcCTACAATGTAAAATCGATCGAGGGTCCAATTTTAACGTTAGCACGAATATGAGAATCCAATTTATCTACGATATAAAGTTTGAATGTGTCATTACAACGGCTCACCCTACTTaggaatattattttagtatgtgtaatatgaagatgaagatggaggtaaaagtgttattattttagtacaaagtgtgaagaagaagagagcaATAGAATgggaaaatgggaagaagggTAAAGAAGATGCATGGTATCTGAAACCCTAACTTCCATGGCAAGGCAAATAGCCCACATGATTTGAAAAGATcagagaattaattaaatatatattccaaaagtggaaaatattatttattgctTTTGGGTCTTTGGGAGagttcaatttgtttttcattgtTACTCACAAATTTTGATGGCCAATTCTCTCTTTAGATTGTTcactttattcttctttgttctcatTTCCATCTTCCTCCTTCATCCCAATGTTGTTCTCTGTGATGGTActgatctctctctctctctctcatgaaaatttcaaaaggaaaaaaaatcttgattttcttttttcattcttcactCAAACATGagtttatgtttgttttaatttccataattttcatcattcttttcttttaaaatgctTGTCCATCCATCtcgattttcttttgtttaagaGTATGGATGATCgactttcttttgtttaagaGTATGGATTGGAAGTGgttataaaattgttgaaataactctaaaacatgattttaataaatctaaacCAATTCTTATTATATGAAACCACGTTTCctaaaatttagaatgaatgtataattttgtttagttcaTGTTATAAGTATATTTTCAGTTTTGAAGTATGAAGTAtgaacaaaaagttaaaactaaaattccaaaaccaaaaaacaagttttgaataacattttttgttactaattttcaaaaaaaaatttgtagagTTTTTGAAACCATTTGGTAAACAAATTAAGAACTTTCGAGAGATAAaactgaaaaacaaaaaacaaaatagggTCATTAAATTTACCTCAACATAAACCAACGAGAACCTAACCATATCGGCCCCGACATGGCcactttttgattttttgcAGTGAAAGATGATAACATTCTAAATGCCATTAACGAATATAGGGAATCAAAGAATCTATCAAGGCTTTCTTATAACAGAAATGCAGCATGTTTGGCTGGTAAACTCGTTTATAAGCTAAGAGATGAGCCTTGTTCAAGTGctgaaaatttcaacaaagaAATTAGCTCAGAAACTAAGCTTGCAGATTTCCCTAAGCTCTTACGAAAATGTCACATAGCCTACAACTCCTCCGTTGACGGCATCATTCTCCCCTCTTGCGTCCGTGGACTCGATGCTATATCTGTCACCAGTAACTACACCCGTTCCCACGACGGCGAGTATATCAACGATCAGAACTATACTGGTGCTGGGGTTGGGACGATTGACGATGCTTGGGTTGTTCTCATTCTTAGCACCAACACCTCAACTGGGAACTATGACAACAGTGGATCATCGTCTTTGGTTGTTGCTGGAGGTGGTCATATTGGTGTGATGGTTGCATTGTTAGGGATGTTTGTTTcatctttgttattttgattttcttttcttgggtTGAGTCTTGATCTCAAGCTTGTAAAAGGTCTTTGGTTTTGGGTTTTATGCATTGTATTTGTCATGAACTGTTGATATATTTGTTGTCTTTTTACTGATTCTCCTGAGTTAATCAGTacagtttatatatataatcaaaatttgggCAATTTACTCCTTAGCAACTGTTATTGTTAATTCGATTACACTTAGTGTTCATTCTTTTCTCACTATTCAcataaaatactttaaaaagtaGTAAAACATTTCACTGTTCACTATCTTTTGTTAtgattgaacaaaaatattggGAGATTGGGAAGAAGAGTAAAGATGAATGGTATCTTAAACCCAAGTACTTTCATGGCAAGGCAAAACTCcatgaaataattataaaagagaGATTACATatcccaaaaatattttattttttgctgTCTTTCTATTGCTTTGGCTTGGGagtttaatttgttcattttgacCCACAAATTTGATGGCTTCTCTCCTTAGATTATTGTTcactttattcttctttgttgtcATCTCCATCTTCCTTCTTTCCTCCTCCAACATCCCAATGTTGTTCTTTGTGATAATGCTATTCAtttctctctccttctctcaatctctctctcatcaaaattttaaagaataaaatcttaattttctttattcattcTTCATCCAAACATGAATTTTTATGTTGTTTTCCATGATTTTCATCgtacaaaatttcaaagactatttttcttttgattttcaaaatttgaaagcatTTAAAACACAAcaagatatatatagatttcaCCATGAATACGagtcttaaaagaaaaaagaagttctACAAAGCCTCtctcaagtttattcaaaatgcacatatGAAAACACTtggattttaaatatacaaaattagaagaagaaaaaaaaaaagatatctAAAATACATATTATGAACAAAAGCACACAAGCAATAACCTTGTTGTTCAAGAAGGGTATCATCAACACATCTTTTGGAATGATTCCACAGTACTCAATTCACACTATCTACCCATTCACAATAGTCCCACCTGCATATGAACacccaaagaaaaagaagctaTCATTTCTCTTACTTACTTTTATCTCTGGATATTAGAGAACTatctttatctatttttttcgTTTCGGGTCGTATGTGTATAGAACTAATAACTTGCAGTGAAATCCATACAACAATAATCAATTTAGACTCTCATCCAAAAATTTTCTTAGATAATGTTATCCTGCACTTTCTggtttttattgaatatatattatgaggTGGGGATGATGAAGCTAAGGTGTGTTATTGTAATAAAAGGTCGTCTAATTAAAAAGGTATTATGGATGAACTTCAaagttttaagattttaagtAAGAAAAGTtgagaagataaaaaagagttcaaattttttaagtttgttaatTTGGGTAGAGAAACTAACCATTAGGGTGGAGGATTTGGCCAGTGAAGTAGGAAGAACAGTGGTTGCAGGCTAGGAACACGTACGATGGGGCGACCTCGATTGGCTGCCCTGCTCGCTTCATTGGAACTTCAGACCCAAAGCTTTCGATCTCTTCATTGTCAAATGAAGCGGGGATCAACGGTGTCCATATCGGACCTGGTGCAACTCCATTCACTCTTATCCCTCTAGTTGCCAACTGAAGGGCAAGACCTCTAGTGAAGGCAACAATGGCGCCTTTTGTAGCCGAGTAATCTAGCAACTGAGGGCAACCCTTGTAGGCAACCACCGACGTTGTGTTGATGATTGAGCTTCCTTCTTTCATGTGCTTCAACGCATGCCTGATATTGACATCATATCATAAAATAGTTGAGAGAATATAACATTATTAcgtgcatatatatataattttcttaccTGACCATGAAGAACtgagaaaatatattagttcTGAAAACTCTCTCAATCCTCTGCTCATCAATCTCTTCCACAGAGTTGGTCTTATGTTGCTCCGCCGCAGCGTTAACCAAAATATCAATCCGGCCATAAGCCTTCACGACCTCATCGACCACGCGCTTGCAGTCTTCGTCAAACCCCAAATCCGCACCGACTGCAATCGGTTGCTTGGCGTCAGGCGCCTGACACTCCCGAAGAATCTCAAGCATATCTTTAGCATCCTTATCCTCTTGCTTCTTAACATAGGTGAACGCAACGGTAGCGCCCTCGAGCGCAAAGCAATGGCACACGGCTCGACCGATCCCCGAGTCACCACCAGTCACGAGCGCCACCTTGCCGAGAAGTTTGTTGGAGGGCTTGTATTGGGAGCTTGTAAATTGAGGAGAAGGGTCCATGACATGTTCTTTCCCTGGTTGGGTTTGTTGCTTTTGGGGTGGAAAAGTTTGGCCTTCGGTAGCCATTGGagagaataatgaaaaagaagaagactttccctctctctttttgcagagaaattagaagaagatgagagatTAAATAtggaagatgatgaagaataGGGAAGCTGTGTTGTATGAAAGGGAATTGGGAGAGATTACCACGTGGAATCTGTTTCGTAGAAGGGAGTGTACAAAGTGTCCATGTCATCTCAGGTAATTGACACGTCGGATAACGTGGGGTGGAAATGAAGGTGATGTGGATAAAGGGTATAAAGGCACGTATGATCAAAAGAGACACACAAACTTTCAAGATATTGATAAAGATGATGGTATACTGCTGGTTTATTGTAGTAATTGAGACTTTAGCACATTCCTTTGAAAGGATTTATAAGTTGTGATTCATTGTTGATTAATGAACTCATTGTTTCCCATCTATAACAAAGTAAAACGAAATGAAACGTGAGGATTGAGAAAGAGTATGCTACAAAGGGAGTTGGCATGACCCAACGATAACGATGAAGGTGTGCTAAAGACAATCTTTGTTTGTTGCTATGTTTCTCGTTTGACGTGTCCTTTTTTAAGCTCTACATTACAAATACTTTCAAAACACTAAACTTATTAGTATATTACAGAACAACCTTATTGAACATAATTGAGAACGACTTCCCACTGAAAACAACCGAAGACATGAAATGGAAGATCATTTTGGAAGAATATTCTTACATATGCTGAGAGACACCAAACCATAACagaaaatataaccaaatctCAGCTATGACTTTCTCACAACAGTTTTCATTCAATCATGTTTAGAAGACCATATGGAAATCTCTGAATAACCATCTTCAGTTGCACAAGCTCGAAACATTCCAGTCGTAGTCAAAGGCATCGCAACTTCGCCAGAGGCAGATACGGCGATCAAACCGACATTGCCTTTAGGAACACTTTCAACAACAGAGGCAGCTGCTTCTTCTAGAGACAGGCCCTTGAACTCCATTAGAGCTGCCACATCCCTCGCCACGGTACTGCGTATGATGGATTCACCCTTTCCGGTTGCAGAAATTGCACAGAGATGGTTAGCATATGTGCCAGCTCCTATTAACGGAGTGTCACCAATCCTACCAACCATTTTGTTCACTAATCCACCAGTGGAAGTTGCAGAAGCTAAATTTCCATGGTTATCAACAGCCACACATCCAACAGTTCCTATTTGGCTATCACCACTTGGATTCTCAGTTTCTTGTTCTGTGGCTTGTGGAAGTGGTTGCGTATAATCAATCTACAAGAGTTAAAAACAGAGAATCAACACTgatgaacaaaatattaagtatataaacaAAACGTAAATGTAGTATTAATAACATTTAACTCATTCAAAAAGTGCAGAATTCCAATTTGTCTCACTTCTACacttttttatcttaaattcCTTATAAATAACACTCTAAACActtctataaaattaaaatgtgaaaatgCCTAGAAGTTGGCACAATTGATCTAGCTTAACAATATAACATACGTGTAAGTTTAGAGAGGCTTAGAAAGAGAGCAGTTAATTCATGTATTGGGATAAAAGATAAGCAGAAAACCTGCACTCGGTTTGCCTCTTTAGCTTGTTGTAGCCTTTCAATGTTCTGTGGTGTGATAAAGTAGCTTGAATCAATGGTCTCCACTCCCTTGACATTTTTCAGAAAAATTGATCCAAATAAAACAGTCATGAACCACAATGAATCTATCTATAATTGtgcaataatatataatgtataaaaagagaattaattCTACAGTAACATAGAAAGAGGGATAGAAATTCCCAACCTGTTCCCTTGCAAAAGCTTCAGCTCCATCAAATGCTAGATATATATGAGGAGTTTTCTCCATAACAAGTCTAGCTAAAGATATGGGATTAACGACAGTGGTGAGACCCGAAACAGCTCCACATCGCTTCGTACTGTCCATGATGCTAGCTTCCATTTCTACGGTTGCCTTGGTTGTTAAGACAGACCCCCTACCTGCATTGAAATGTGGACAATTTTCGAGTTCTCGTACCTGTACAAGAACAAATTCAACACGGAACCATCTTACATCaagtcaaaataaattatacaagataaaatatatatagacttATGAAACTCACCTAAGTCTGTCGTTATCTTTTACtaagaatatatattacaagAACTTatacaattcaaattttcGTCCAAAAATTTCAGAAATGGCTGATTAAACCATAGGGCAAACACCCCTTCAGTAGTTTCTCTAATTTCCCGTCAATAATCCATTTCCACACTAATAAGTCATTAATTAATGAGCTGAAAAAACATTCTTGTTGACATTTAAAAAGCAAATGTTTGGTTATAACCTATAAAGGACCAACACCCCTAAAATGGCCGAGCGTCAGTGATGTGTCCGACACGTCACCTGGTgtctctattattttattattactattttgcTTTCTAACACGATAGGACACACCATCTGCAAAAAACAAAGGAGAAaaggaatttaaaaaaatgaaacaatgcCTACTATTGGCAATGACAACCCATTTAAAAGGCACTTAAAGCCCATTGAAATGGAACTATGGACACTTTTTGCACAGTAAAACACTTCACCCTAAGACTCAAGTCACTTAATTCATATTCTGGATTTttcaggaaaaaaataaaaaaaacactgCTGCCCGATTCTTCTTTCTAACTTTATCAACAACGAGTACTTCAACTTCAAGATTCACGTCTGCTGGCAACTTCTCTTactatatttctttcttttctcatttctgTTATTTGTCCTTCCACTTTTATCTtcctaattttttctttcgttaAATGTATAAGTGCCTATTTCACAAAATGTCAAGTCTGcacacatatttatttttgttctaaaaaaaagcaTGTTCCCACTTGCAGTGttctacttttttaaaaaaaattgcatgtGGCTGTATGAGTGTCTGTTTGCATGTCAGCGTCTGTGCTTATTAGTGTGTGTTCGCATGTCAGTGTATGCTTCTTAGCCTAGGTTATAACATCAAAACTCAAATCCCCAAACGAAAGCATACACAATTTCCCATTTGCAGAAAAGCAAGGACCCACATACACTGAGTTTCAGCAGgcagaaagaaaaggaaacaaaaaagaaagaacatgGAAAAACTTCCAAAgttcaagaaaagaaagctaaaagacaaaaaacagaaaagttTATTTAGTTCAAAGCCattgtaatttaatattcCCATTGATCAAACCCTcagaaatgtaaaaaaattaatccgTGGATTAAAATCAGTAACAACCCATTATCCTCCatgaaaaattgtatttggTCACTAATTACAAAACCCCATCACTCATCAAAATTTCTCCCATTAGAGACCAAATCACTACAAATTCAACACTCCATCTCGAACTAAATTAAGACAAACTTGAAAATTCCACACACTAAATCATTAGATTCTAAAGCTCATATTTAACGCAAGAGTCCaccaacaataac
This genomic interval carries:
- the LOC101208442 gene encoding uncharacterized GPI-anchored protein At5g19250, producing the protein MANSLFRLFTLFFFVLISIFLLHPNVVLCDVKDDNILNAINEYRESKNLSRLSYNRNAACLAGKLVYKLRDEPCSSAENFNKEISSETKLADFPKLLRKCHIAYNSSVDGIILPSCVRGLDAISVTSNYTRSHDGEYINDQNYTGAGVGTIDDAWVVLILSTNTSTGNYDNSGSSSLVVAGGGHIGVMVALLGMFVSSLLF
- the LOC101208683 gene encoding NADPH-dependent aldehyde reductase 1, chloroplastic — protein: MATEGQTFPPQKQQTQPGKEHVMDPSPQFTSSQYKPSNKLLGKVALVTGGDSGIGRAVCHCFALEGATVAFTYVKKQEDKDAKDMLEILRECQAPDAKQPIAVGADLGFDEDCKRVVDEVVKAYGRIDILVNAAAEQHKTNSVEEIDEQRIERVFRTNIFSQFFMVRHALKHMKEGSSIINTTSVVAYKGCPQLLDYSATKGAIVAFTRGLALQLATRGIRVNGVAPGPIWTPLIPASFDNEEIESFGSEVPMKRAGQPIEVAPSYVFLACNHCSSYFTGQILHPNGGTIVNG
- the LOC101208927 gene encoding isoaspartyl peptidase/L-asparaginase 1, with amino-acid sequence MGWAIALHGGAGDIPLSLPSDRRQPREETLRRCLQIGVQALKSQKPPLDVVELVVRELENCPHFNAGRGSVLTTKATVEMEASIMDSTKRCGAVSGLTTVVNPISLARLVMEKTPHIYLAFDGAEAFAREQGVETIDSSYFITPQNIERLQQAKEANRVQIDYTQPLPQATEQETENPSGDSQIGTVGCVAVDNHGNLASATSTGGLVNKMVGRIGDTPLIGAGTYANHLCAISATGKGESIIRSTVARDVAALMEFKGLSLEEAAASVVESVPKGNVGLIAVSASGEVAMPLTTTGMFRACATEDGYSEISIWSSKHD